In one Pseudomonas fitomaticsae genomic region, the following are encoded:
- a CDS encoding Fic family protein has translation MKKPPVLKGRADPVFELLMRAPHKQRLADYLALLKPLDDQGRYLPFEDLRYRWASGLDSRLCWALVKKARVAQYIQLLPLGEPAQWGKFVPTPTAQKALSVVDRQTTTASLEYMTSQIGERAHFSYLLDDLIEDEAISSSQLEGAATTTRVAKDMLKQRRQPRTPDERMVMGNYRMMNFAWEKRYEPLSVELIASIHRVGVEGIDDEQYDPGLFRTNDEVVVQDGEGNTVHTPPPAAGLVRRLDLLSQWINQPQSSPRQKNYLHPLIKAITLHFALGYEHPFRDGNGRVARALFYWFMFKHEFSAFRYIAISLLLRNAPVKYGRSYLHSEADELDLTYFIEFQCSVILRAVEGFTDVYRKSVAYSEDFEHWLTCSGFFDRLTERQRAIYQVARSGVAKEFTAGNVKEHLGCAYNTAVSALSGLVELQVFEKKKMGREWVYFLRVSAGGGLNNGSETAHSRVVPV, from the coding sequence ATGAAGAAACCGCCGGTATTGAAGGGGCGGGCCGATCCGGTCTTTGAGTTGTTGATGCGCGCGCCTCACAAGCAGCGTCTGGCGGATTATCTTGCGTTGCTCAAGCCGCTGGATGATCAGGGGCGGTATCTGCCTTTTGAGGATTTGCGGTATCGCTGGGCCAGCGGGCTGGATTCGCGTTTGTGTTGGGCGTTGGTCAAGAAGGCGCGAGTCGCTCAGTACATTCAGCTTCTGCCTTTGGGGGAACCGGCGCAGTGGGGGAAGTTTGTGCCGACGCCCACCGCGCAGAAGGCCCTTTCAGTGGTTGATCGGCAAACCACGACGGCGTCGCTGGAGTACATGACCAGCCAGATAGGCGAGCGGGCGCATTTCAGTTATTTGCTTGACGATTTGATCGAGGATGAGGCGATCAGCAGCAGTCAGCTGGAGGGCGCCGCGACCACCACTCGAGTTGCCAAGGACATGCTTAAGCAACGGCGTCAGCCGCGTACGCCGGATGAGCGGATGGTCATGGGTAATTACCGGATGATGAATTTCGCCTGGGAAAAACGTTACGAGCCATTGAGCGTGGAGTTGATAGCGTCGATCCATCGAGTCGGTGTCGAAGGCATTGATGACGAGCAGTATGACCCCGGGCTTTTCAGGACCAACGATGAAGTGGTGGTGCAGGACGGCGAAGGGAATACCGTGCACACGCCACCGCCTGCCGCTGGATTGGTGAGGCGACTGGATTTGCTCTCGCAGTGGATCAATCAACCACAGAGTTCACCTCGGCAAAAAAACTACCTGCATCCGCTGATCAAGGCGATCACGCTGCACTTTGCCCTGGGTTACGAACATCCGTTTCGCGATGGCAACGGGCGGGTCGCCAGGGCGCTGTTTTACTGGTTCATGTTCAAGCATGAGTTTTCGGCGTTCCGCTATATCGCGATCAGTCTTTTACTGCGCAACGCGCCGGTGAAGTATGGGCGGTCGTATTTGCACAGCGAGGCTGATGAACTCGATCTGACGTACTTCATCGAGTTTCAATGTTCGGTGATTCTGCGCGCGGTTGAGGGGTTTACCGATGTGTATCGCAAGAGTGTGGCGTACAGCGAAGACTTCGAGCACTGGCTGACCTGTTCGGGTTTTTTTGATCGGCTGACAGAGCGGCAGCGAGCGATTTATCAGGTGGCCAGAAGTGGGGTGGCGAAGGAGTTCACGGCGGGGAACGTCAAGGAGCATCTTGGTTGTGCCTACAACACAGCAGTGTCGGCGTTGAGCGGGTTGGTTGAGCTGCAGGTTTTCGAGAAGAAGAAAATGGGGCGCGAGTGGGTGTACTTTTTACGTGTATCTGCTGGTGGCGGATTGAATAACGGGAGTGAGACAGCTCACTCCCGTGTCGTGCCGGTTTAG
- a CDS encoding DUF4197 domain-containing protein, whose product MLRPTLRFAGLCAGLMISANALALSLGDLSQGDATGGLKDALTQGAQLAVKQLGTPGGFSNNPDVKIELPGKLGKVAGKMKAFGMGAQVDELETAMNKAAETAVTQAQPILVDAVKKMSVEDAKGILSGGNDSATQYLDKSSREQIRTKFLPIVKQATDKVGVAQKYNAFAGQAATFGVVDAKSANIESYVTEQALNGLFEMIGKQEETIRKNPAAAATSLAKKVFGTL is encoded by the coding sequence ATGCTCCGTCCTACCCTTCGCTTCGCCGGCCTGTGCGCGGGCCTGATGATCTCCGCCAACGCACTGGCCCTGTCCCTCGGCGACCTGTCGCAAGGCGACGCCACCGGCGGCCTCAAGGATGCCCTGACCCAGGGCGCGCAACTGGCCGTCAAACAACTCGGCACCCCGGGCGGTTTCAGCAACAACCCGGACGTGAAGATCGAACTCCCGGGCAAACTCGGCAAAGTCGCCGGCAAGATGAAAGCCTTCGGCATGGGCGCCCAGGTCGATGAGCTGGAAACCGCCATGAACAAGGCCGCGGAAACCGCCGTCACCCAGGCCCAGCCGATCCTCGTCGACGCCGTGAAGAAAATGAGCGTGGAAGACGCCAAAGGCATCCTCAGCGGCGGCAACGACTCCGCCACCCAATACCTGGACAAATCCAGCCGCGAACAGATCCGCACCAAGTTCCTGCCGATCGTCAAACAGGCAACCGACAAGGTAGGCGTAGCCCAGAAATACAACGCCTTCGCCGGCCAGGCCGCGACCTTCGGCGTGGTGGATGCGAAGAGCGCCAACATCGAAAGCTACGTGACCGAACAAGCGCTCAACGGCCTGTTCGAAATGATCGGCAAACAGGAAGAAACCATCCGCAAGAACCCGGCCGCTGCGGCGACGAGTCTGGCGAAGAAGGTGTTTGGTACGCTCTAA
- a CDS encoding YbaY family lipoprotein, with product MKKLSLLAAATLLSACQSTSPAGKVSLDGEVFYLQRIALPPSATLSVSLQDVSLADAPAVVLDEQKGPVKGQVPLPFHLSYDPAQVKPGHRYSVSARIEVNGELMFITTENHAVQLDGKDPQPLKIRVDAAR from the coding sequence ATGAAAAAACTTTCCCTGCTTGCCGCCGCCACCCTGCTCAGCGCCTGCCAGTCGACCTCACCGGCCGGCAAGGTCAGCCTCGATGGCGAAGTGTTCTACCTGCAACGCATCGCCCTGCCGCCAAGTGCGACCTTGAGCGTGAGCCTGCAGGACGTTTCGCTGGCCGACGCTCCGGCCGTGGTACTCGACGAACAGAAAGGCCCGGTCAAAGGCCAGGTGCCGCTGCCGTTTCATTTGAGCTACGATCCGGCCCAGGTCAAACCCGGCCACCGCTACTCGGTCAGCGCACGCATCGAAGTCAACGGCGAGCTGATGTTCATCACCACCGAAAACCATGCCGTGCAGCTCGATGGCAAGGATCCGCAGCCGCTGAAGATCCGCGTCGACGCTGCCCGCTAA